A portion of the Miscanthus floridulus cultivar M001 unplaced genomic scaffold, ASM1932011v1 os_2475_1_2, whole genome shotgun sequence genome contains these proteins:
- the LOC136535001 gene encoding uncharacterized protein, translated as NHGDDPTFFQGSTVASMTVVLPSVRVLSLSDVKLCLDAAVNLVKCFPRLERLYIKAQAVWLKDVSYLKCQKLIATLDIRVRKIVLVNYEGSKSHINFVKLFVSNYRVLESLRLELAVKNVSDVWIARQHKRLHIEKRASRGAQIDFVSPNISKRVKNVPPDDLLVAKQVHGLSTDPFQRFH; from the exons AACCACGGGGACGATCCAACCTTTTTTCAG GGATCAACTGTTGCTAGCATGACGGTCGTGTTACCTAGTGTGAGGGTTTTATCTTTATCTGATGTGAAACTTTGTTTGGATGCGGCTGTTAATTTAGTGAAGTGCTTTCCCCGCTTGGAGAGGTTGTACATCAAG GCACAAGCTGTTTGGTTGAAAGATGTGTCGTATCTTAAATGCCAAAAACTTATTGCCACCCTTGACATTCGTGTGAGGAAAATTGTGCTGGTAAACTATGAAGGAAGCAAGTCACATATTAACTTTGTCAAGCTTTTTGTATCAAATTACAGAGTGTTGGAGTCACTGAGGCTTGAGTTAGCAGTCAAGAATGTTAGCGACGTGTGGATTGCAAGACAACATAAGCGGCTCCATATCGAAAAGAGGGCTTCAAGGGGTGCACAGATCGATTTTGTATCCCCTAACATATCGAAAAGAGTCAAGAATGTTCCACCTGATGACCTCCTAGTTGCTAAGCAAGTACATGGTCTGTCAACCGACCCTTTTCAAAGATTTCACTAG